One Triticum dicoccoides isolate Atlit2015 ecotype Zavitan chromosome 5B, WEW_v2.0, whole genome shotgun sequence genomic window carries:
- the LOC119305248 gene encoding probable carboxylesterase 17 translates to MADTSFSKKLVEDIGGWIKVYDDGTVERSPPPPEARQLATTIAPYDVPRNGVTVHDIRASPPLRLYLPAAAPLAGRRLPVLLHFHAGVFCLTDPTWSLYHCFYARLAASIPIAGIVSITLPLAPEHPLPAAIAAGFAAIDWLKSLAQPGLLAEPVPEPTSDPVGKLRAVADLSRVFLIGDSNGANLVHHVAAGFNSAEPGYRGPVRLAGAVLLNPGFSRSTPSRSESADVQLDPYVDYKLADRLLALALPKGATRDHPYIWPVRDDAAAAMLAVPPLLVSVATLDTMRDRQVEYCNMMRRAGKDVEVALSPGVGHMFYLNQGAPEPADEEAAVRIDELIEAIGGFVGRRHGCVARM, encoded by the coding sequence ATGGCAGACACTAGCTTCAGCAAGAAACTAGTGGAGGACATCGGGGGTTGGATCAAGGTCTACGACGACGGCACCGTCGAGCGGTCCCCACCTCCCCCGGAGGCACGCCAACTAGCAACCACCATTGCACCGTACGATGTGCCGCGCAACGGCGTGACGGTGCACGACATCCGGGCCAGCCCGCCGCTCCGTCTCTACCTCCCGGCGGCAGCTCCTTTGGCCGGTCGCCGTCTTCCGGTCCTCCTCCACTTCCACGCCGGCGTGTTCTGTCTGACGGACCCTACCTGGTCGCTGTACCATTGCTTCTACGCCCGTCTCGCCGCCTCCATCCCCATCGCTGGTATCGTGTCCATCACCCTCCCCCTTGCTCCGGAGCACCCGCTCCCGGCGGCCATAGCCGCCGGCTTTGCCGCCATTGACTGGTTGAAGTCGCTCGCTCAGCCCGGGCTGCTAGCTGAGCCGGTCCCAGAGCCGACGTCCGACCCGGTGGGCAAGCTCAGGGCCGTGGCCGACTTATCACGTGTGTTCCTAATAGGTGATAGCAATGGAGCCAACCTGGTGCACCATGTTGCCGCCGGGTTCAACTCAGCGGAGCCGGGCTATCGGGGCCCGGTGCGGCTTGCCGGAGCCGTTCTGCTCAACCCGGGTTTCTCCCGGTCCACTCCAAGCCGGTCCGAGTCGGCCGACGTGCAACTGGACCCGTACGTGGACTACAAGCTGGCGGACAGGCTCCTGGCGCTGGCACTCCCCAAAGGCGCCACCCGAGACCACCCCTACATTTGGCCCGTCCGGGAcgacgcggcggcggcgatgctggCCGTGCCGCCGCTTCTGGTGAGTGTCGCGACCTTGGACACGATGCGCGACCGGCAGGTGGAGTACTGCAACATGATGCGGCGCGCCGGGAAGGACGTAGAGGTGGCACTGAGCCCCGGTGTGGGGCACATGTTCTACCTTAACCAGGGCGCCCCCGAGCcggccgacgaggaggcggcggtgcGCATCGACGAGCTCATCGAGGCCATCGGGGGCTTCGTCGGCAGGCGCCACGGCTGTGTCGCCCGCATGTAG
- the LOC119307622 gene encoding aspartic proteinase nepenthesin-1-like, with protein sequence MARTLVFLLVLLCSSASLVRSSTSAGLRMKLTHVDDKAGYTTEERVRRAVSVSRERRASTQQQQQRRAFGDVSAPVHLATRQYIAEYLIGDPPQRSDALIDTGSNLIWTQCATTCLKACAKQDLPYYNLSSSASFAPVPCADSAKLCAANGVHLCGLDGSCTFIASYGAGSIIGSLGTEAFTFQSGAARLAFGCVSLTQITKGALNGASGLIGLGRGRLSLISQTGATKFSYCLTPYFRNHGASSHLFVGASASLSGGRAVTSIPFVKSPKEYPYSTFYYLPLVGISVGKTKLPIPSAVFELRRDAAGYWSGGVIIDTGSPVTSLADAAYRALSEEVTRQLNHSLVQPPGDTGLDLCVARQDVNKVVPALVFHFSGGADMAVPPGSYWGPVDKSTACMLIEEGGYESVIGNFQQQDLHLLYDIGKGELSFQTADCSVL encoded by the coding sequence ATGGCGCGAACTTTGGTGTTCCTGCTCGTGCTACTGTGCTCCAGTGCAAGCCTCGTCAGAAGTAGCACCAGCGCAGGGCTCCGCATGAAGCTCACCCACGTCGACGACAAGGCGGGCTACACTACGGAGGAGCGCGTGCGGCGCGCCGTCTCCGTAAGCCGGGAACGCCGAGCCTccacgcagcagcagcagcagcgccgggCGTTCGGCGACGTGAGCGCGCCGGTCCACCTGGCCACCCGGCAGTACATCGCCGAGTACCTCATCGGCGACCCGCCCCAGCGCTCGGACGCCCTCATCGACACCGGCAGCAACCTCATCTGGACCCAGTGCGCGACGACGTGCCTCAAGGCGTGCGCCAAGCAGGACCTGCCCTACTACAACCTGTCGAGCTCGGCGAGCTTCGCGCCCGTGCCCTGCGCGGACAGCGCCAAGCTGTGCGCGGCCAACGGCGTGCACCTCTGCGGCCTGGACGGCAGCTGCACCTTCATCGCCAGCTACGGCGCCGGCAGCATCATCGGGTCGCTCGGCACCGAGGCCTTCACCTTCCAGTCCGGCGCGGCGAGGCTCGCCTTCGGGTGCGTGAGCCTGACGCAGATCACGAAGGGCGCCCTGAACGGCGCGTCCGGGCTCATCGGACTCGGCCGCGGCCGCCTGTCACTCATCTCCCAGACGGGCGCCACAAAGTTCTCCTACTGTCTCACCCCCTATTTCCGCAACCACGGCGCCTCCAGCCACCTGTTCGTCGGCGCGTCGGCGAGCTTGAGCGGCGGCCGCGCCGTGACGTCCATACCGTTCGTGAAGAGCCCCAAGGAGTACCCCTACAGCACGTTCTACTACCTCCCTTTGGTGGGGATCAGTGTGGGGAAGACCAAGCTGCCGATCCCCAGCGCGGTGTTCGAGCTCAGGCGGGACGCTGCTGGGTATTGGTCCGGCGGGGTGATCATCGACACCGGTAGCCCTGTCACATCCCTCGCCGACGCCGCGTACAGGGCGCTGAGCGAGGAAGTGACCCGGCAACTGAACCATAGCCTCGTGCAGCCGCCAGGAGACACCGGACTGGACCTGTGTGTGGCACGGCAAGACGTTAACAAGGTCGTACCGGCGCTGGTCTTCCACTTCAGTGGCGGTGCGGACATGGCGGTGCCGCCGGGGAGCTACTGGGGGCCCGTGGACAAGTCCACGGCGTGCATGCTCATCGAGGAAGGAGGTTACGAGAGCGTCATCGGCAACTTCCAGCAGCAAGACTTGCACCTGCTCTACGACATCGGCAAGGGGGAGCTTTCGTTCCAGACCGCAGACTGCAGCGTGCTCTGA
- the LOC119307626 gene encoding eukaryotic translation initiation factor 2 subunit gamma-like, producing the protein MARRGLMEQDLTKLDVTKLHPLSPEVISRQATINIGTIGHVAHGKSTVVKAISGVQTVRFKNELERNITIKLGYANAKIYKCEDDRCPRPMCYKAYGSGKEDTPACDVPGFENTRMKLLRHVSFVDCPGHDILMATMLNGAAIMDGALLLIAANESCPQPQTSEHLAAVEIMRLQHLIILQNKIDLIQESAAMNQHEAIQKFIQGTIAEGAPVVPISAQLKYNIDVICEYIIKKIPIPERNFTSPPNMIVIRSFDVNKPGSEVDEIRGGVAGGSILRGVLRVNQNIEVRPGIVMKDESGNIKCTPIYSRIVSLYAEQNELQFAVPGGLIGVGTTMDPTLTRADRLVGQVLGEIGSLPDVFVELEINFFLLRRLLGVRTKGTEKAGKVSKLTKGEILMLNIGSMSTGARVVAVKNDLAKLQLTAPVCTSKGEKVALSRRVEKHWRLIGWGQIQAGATLEVPPCPL; encoded by the exons ATGGCGCGCCGAGGATTGATGGAGCAGGACCTAACCAAGCTTGATGTTACCAAGCTACACCCGTTGTCGCCTGAAGTTATCTCGCGCCAAGCGACGATCAACATTG GTACAATTGGTCATGTGGCCCATGGAAAGTCTACTGTTGTGAAAGCTATATCTGGAGTTCAG ACTGTTCGCTTCAAGAATGAGCTTGAACGTAACATCACTATCAAGCTGGGCTATGCTAATGCAAAAATCTATAAATGCGAGGATGACAGATGTCCACGACCAATGTGTTACAA GGCTTATGGAAGTGGGAAAGAAGATACTCCTGCCTGTGATGTTCCTGGGTTTGAAAACACTAGGATGAAGCTTCTGAGACATGTTTCCTTTGTTGATTGCCCG GGCCACGACATTCTCATGGCTACAATGCTTAATGGAGCAGCTATCATGGATGGAGCCTTGCTTTTGATAGCAGCAAATGAAAGTTGCCCACAACCCCAGACATCTGAGCATCTAGCAGCTGTTGAAATCATGCGTCTCCAACATCTCATAATTTTGCAGAATAAGATTGATCTTATCCAGGAAAGTGCAGCAATGAACCAGCATGAAGCAATCCAAAAATTTATCCAG GGCACGATAGCTGAAGGTGCTCCTGTGGTGCCAATATCTGCCCAGCTGAAGTACAACATTGATGTGATCTGTGAATACATTATTAAGAAAATCCCCATTCCGGAAAGGAACTTCACTTCACCTCCCAACATGATTGTTATTCGTTCCTTTGATGTCAACAAGCCTGGTTCAGAGGTTGATGAAATTAGGGGTGGGGTAGCAGGTGGCAGCATCCTCAGG GGAGTCCTCAGGGTGAACCAGAACATTGAAGTTCGCCCTGGCATTGTCATGAAGGATGAGAGTGGCAACATCAAGTGCACCCCAATCTATTCGAGGATTGTCTCGCTCTACGCTGAGCAGAATGAACTCCAATTTGCTGTGCCAGGAGGGCTTATTGGTGTGGGAACAACCATGGATCCAACTTTGACTCGTGCTGACAGGCTGGTTGGCCAGGTTCTAGGAGAAATCGGGTCGCTCCCTGACGTATTCGTAGAGCTTGAG ATCAACTTCTTCCTTCTCCGAAGGCTGCTGGGTGTGAGAACAAAGGGTACAGAGAAGGCAGGGAAGGTCTCCAAGCTCACCAAGGGTGAGATCCTGATGCTTAACATCGGATCCATGTCCACCGGCGCCCGTGTGGTCGCCGTGAAGAACGATCTCGCCAAGCTCCAGCTCACCGCGCCCGTCTGCACAAGCAAAGGTGAGAAGGTCGCGCTAAGCCGCCGTGTCGAGAAGCATTGGCGCCTCATTGGATGGGGCCAGATCCAAGCTGGTGCGACCCTCGAAGTTCCACCCTGCCCGCTCTGA